The following nucleotide sequence is from Salmo salar chromosome ssa08, Ssal_v3.1, whole genome shotgun sequence.
aggacgtttggcatttgccagagaacaccaagattggcaaattcgccactggcgccctgtgctcttcacagatgaaagcaggttcacactgagcacatgtgacagacgtgacagagtctggagacgccgtggagaacgttctgctgcctgcaacatcctccagcatgaccggtttggtggtgggtcagtcatggtgtggggtggcatttctttggggggccgcacagccctccatgtgcctgactgccattaggtaccgagatgagatcctcagaccccttgtgagaccatatgttgGTGCggatggccctgggttcctcctaatgcaagacaatgctagacctcatgtggctggagtgtgtcagcagttcctgcaagaggaaggcattgatgctatggactggcccgcccgttcctcagacctgaatccaattgagcacatctgggacatcatgtctcgctccatccaccaatgccacgttgcaccacagactgtccaggagttggcggatgctttagtccaggtctgggaggagatccctcaggagatcatccgccacctcatcaggagcatgcccaggcgttgtagggaggtcatacaggcacgtggaggccacacacactactgagcctcattttgacttgttttaaggacattacatcaaagttggatgagcctgtagtgtggttttccactttaattttgagtgtgactccaaatccagacctccatgggttgataaattggatttccattgattatttgtgtgattttgttgtcagcacattcaactatgtaaagaaaaaagtatttaataagattctctcattcattcagatctaggatgtgttattttagtgttccctttatttttttgagcagtgtattaacacattgaaaatgtttatttaaaaTCAGTATAGCTAGGGGTTAACCTTTCTCTAAACTTTAAACTGGCAGAATGCCTACTTTTCTATACCTTACATGCTGTTCCTCATGTCTGCCAAAGTATGCCCTAAGGCTAAACGTCAACAGGTTATAGTGTTGAAACTTCTTGATTTCTCATGATCCAACACAATGTGGATGATTGACATGTGAGAAAGACACCATAATTGCTCACATTTGTAAGTCTCTGCCTCCAGGACTTGGCAACTGGCTTGGTGCTCAAACTGGTCATCCTCACACAGGAAGTTGTGGCAGAAGGAGCAACGGTATACCCTTCCCCCTGTGTCAGATAGGAAAAAAGGAGGAATGATTACAAAAGGGACACAAGGTGGATGGCAACCAGCATTTGGGTGCATgtattgacaaaaaaaaaagataattatAGGCCTTGTTTAGTTTTGCAGATCAGGCAGGTTGGATAATATTATAAAATGGCATAATTTACCATGGTCCCATACACAGCGTTCACACTCGATACAGTCGGCATCCATGAGAGGACATGTGCAAGCGTGGGTACTGAGGCACTTTCTCCCGTGGCACACCCAGGCCTCACAGAAGTCACACACTGCCCCCTTGTGGACAGAGACAGCATTTCACATATCAATATAAAGACATCCAATGATAAACTCATAACTGTGGACAATCTGGGCACATATCACAATGTTAAATAGATGTAGGTCTacaccaggggtgtattcattacgtctTGCAATGGAAACCATTTGCCATTTaagaaccaaacggaagcaaacggagcaaacgaaacagggagggacctaccttCAATTTGTGCAATAGAAACAAAACATTTTTCATTTGGAGTAAATGGTTACAATTGcagaacgttttgcaacagaatcggcatTATGAATACATCCCATGGTCATATTCACTAGAAACCAAAGGCGGCAAACTATCAGGGACTACCTGGATTTGACCGATAACAAACACTTGTTTTCCATTGTGAAACGTTTTGCTGTGGTGTGCATTAATGATTATTACTGAGTATGTATTACTCCCATCTTAATAAAGTTTTTCAAACGGCTCTCATCTCTTACCACCATGCCCATCCCCGTAGCGTGGATCCCTGGGTGCTTGATGACACAGTCTGATGACttcatgcatttggttttgcctTTAGTTGGAATACAGGAAGACCGTATCACACCACAACATAATACATGGTTCTTGCACTCCTATATAAATATCTTACATGTAACATTGTGCAATATCTTTCTTTGCCACTTGAGGGGATAAATGAAGTTGTATGGAATTAAGTTGGGCTCAAAGAACTCAAGGGATTTTAAATCAGAAACATGCGTCACAATTTATCTTAAGACTCACCACATTGACCACACTGGGGCAGCTTCTGAACGTTTGCACAGAAGTAGCAGAAAGCTCTGTTCTTCTGCCGTCTTGGAAACAGGGGAACAAAGTGTCAAAGCCTCCATCACCTGTAGATTATAGTTGCTAATAAAGAAATAATGCATCTTGTTCAAATAGTTGAATTGTGTTCAcacaatttaacctttatttaactgggcaactcagttaagaacaaattcttatttacaatgacggcccacccCGGCAAAAccctaacaacgctgggccaattgtgcgctgccttatGGGCCTCCCAATCAcatctggttgtgatacagcctggaattgaaccagggtctgtagtgacgcctctagcactgagatgcgccACACGGGAGccccaatgttagctagttaagttATCCATTAAGATGAATGTAAAAAATATTGATTGAAGATGTCTTACCTCTGGCATTTGTCACATTCCTGCAACACAAGATGAGGACTACAGTAAGTATGAGGACTACAGTAAGTACTAGGGAAATAATCATGATTTGCAGTCATTGTTAGTTATCCATTTCATATTGTGCTGTGATGAACATGTATATTATTCCATACCATTGCTGAATTGCAAGGGGACTTTGCAACGTCAACAAAGCCCTTGTTGGCTCGAGTCTGTTTCTCCCGTTCCTTGCGGTTCTCTGCCTTCTTGCGTGCACCAGTCTTCTTTTTCGGCATCTTTCAGTTTCTGTAGCTGACTTTACCTGAAGGCATGTGGGGGATTAGCAAACCAtaactaaccaaccaaccaaccaagcaAGCCAACTCAGTCAATGGCATCACATCTTGACAGACTGGACACATCATTAGTCTAGGTCCTTACGAAAATATAAATGTTGTAAAACTGTATTAGCTAGTTAACTAGGTATCTACGTAAAAAAGATATGAAAAAAGCAGTTATTTACCTATCTAACGTTACTGTACGTGTGCTGAGCAACACAGTTCAAACACGCGCTAACTAACTTGACTTCATGGAAATACCAGATGCAGCAACGACATGTAATAGAAAGTAATTTTATAATGAACAGATAAAAGCCTTAACCGATATGTGCTGTTTATAATTGTTTTTAACACATTATAACCCAAAATGTAAAGACTTACAAGGAATGTCGCAATCCACGGCTAGCTCAGCTGAAAACGGAAGTTACAACGCGGATATTTAGTCCGACTGAGTATTCTTCTCGCCTGAATTGTGATCCGCCTTTTCGTTCCTATGTGAGTTCCTATATTTCTATTGTACATGAATTTCCCTTGCGCTCAATGAAATGTTATATTAAAGTATGAATTGTATATTACATCATGGTTTGGCCAATTAAGGCTGTTATTATCAACGCTAGTTCAAAAAtacatacttttttatttatattgTATTCTAAAGTCACTTCAGTCACCTGCCACCATGACCCATGAATGTTGTTAAAATGAATTGGGCTTTACCAAAGACGCCTTTGCAATGTTTCTTTCTGTAACGTAAACTACGGTGAATGGGTTTACAATTCCCCAGAAGATGGCAGTAAACCATTCTTTTCATCACACATGCTTGAGGTCTTGGAGGTTTCTTTGGccttatcagtggaggctggtggtagGAGCTATAGGAaggcgggctcattgtaatggctggaataaaatgaacggtatcaaacacattacacatatggaaaccacatgtctgactcaattccattccagccattacagtgAGCCTAtcttcctatagctcctcccaccagcctcctcttatGTCAATGTTTTACACCAGTAGTTCTCTGTACCCCGTCCCCGTCCCCCAACCTCTTAATCCCCCAACCTCTACCTCTTAATTAAGATTACGCCCCTTTTTCTCCAATTTTcttctaaaatgacatacccaaatctaactgcctgaagcaaggatatgcatattcttggtaccatttgaaaggaaacactttgacatttgtggaaatgtgaaaggaatgtaggagaatataacataatagatctggtaaaagataatacaaagaaaaccaaaaacgttattttgtattttttttgtaccatcatctttgaaatgcaagagaaaggccataatgtattattccagcccaggtgcaatttagattttgtccactagatggcagcagtgtatgtgcaacgttttagactgattcaatgaaccattgcatttttgttaaatgttgtatcaagactgccaaaatatgtttattaataacttttcatgttcaaaattatgcactctcctcaaacaatagcatggtattatttcactgtaatagctactgtaaattggacagtgcagatagattaacaagaatttaagctttctgccaatatcagatatgtctatgtcctgggaaatgttcttgttacttacaacctcatgctaatcgcattagcctacgttagctcaactgtcccatggaagggacaccgatcccgaagaagtctACACCTGGTCTGCAGAACACAGGCCTAACACCCCTTCACAGCAAAGGAAATAGGCTACAGTACTAGGCTACTACATGTCTGTAAATGTATACTAGACAAAAATAtagacgcaacatgcaacaatttcaatgattttactgagttgcagttcacataaggaaatcagtcaactgaaataaattcattaggccctaatctatggatatcacatgactgggaatacagatatgcatctgttggtcatagataGCTTAAAAAAAGGtaagggtgtggatcagaaaaccagtccgtaTCAGGTGTGATcagcatttgcctcatgcagcgccacacatctccttcgcatagagttgatcaggctgttgattttggcctgtggaatgttgtcccactcctcttcaatggctgtgcgaagttgctgaatattggaacacgctgtcgtgcacgtcgatccagagcatcccaaacatgctcaatggctaACATTGTCtgcagcacaaggtacacctgtgtaatgatcatgctgtttaatcaatcaaataaggtttttgtgcatatggagcatttggaatattttatttcagctcatgaaacatgggatcaacactttacatgttgcgtttatatttttgttcagtgtaatcacTTACACATGTATGAGTTTTGCGGTGTTCCCATGTAGGCTAAGTAGTACTAAAACATAATTATCTCTCATTCTTTCCACTAGAagtatccctctcctcccatgaGTGCCCTCAAATTTCCCAGCTGGTACTCCTTTCCAGAGAGCCATTCTTATGTgccgggctcctgagtggcgcagtggtctatggaactacatctcagtgctagaggcgtcaccacagaccctggtttgattccaggctgtatcacaactggctgtgattgggagtaccatagggcggtgcccaattggcctagcgtcgtctgggtttggcaaaggtaggccgtcactgtaaataagaatttgttcttaactgacttgcctagttaaataaaaaaaatgaactaACCGTATTAGGTGGCTCAAATTACAATGCTATGTGAGTGGGTGCGAcggcatccgccaaacacagattcgtccgtcgactgccagatggtgaagcataattcattactccagagaacgcctttccactgctccagagtccaatagcggcaagctttacaccactccagccgacgctggGCATTGTGATCATAGGCTtgtgccgttgttgctcctagacgtttccacttcataataccAGTGCTTACAATTGACcgtggcagctctagcaaggcagaaatttgacaaactgacttgttggaaaggtggcatcctatgacggcgcCACATTGAAGgtaactgagctcttcagtatgggtcATTCTACTgtaaatgtttgtctatagagattgcatggccgtgtgctcgatgttatacacctgtcagcaatgggtgtgacagaaaccactaatttgaaggtgtgtccacatacttttggccatgtagtgtagtaTGCTAGTGTGCATTTCGTAACGAAGCAGAGGAGACCAGCTTATATCATTGGAATGTATGATGGTCATTTACATATTGGCCAATGAATCATGTCAGAATAAATCATTTCAATAGCATTGGCTCACCCTAACGGTATCAGAGAGGGTTGACATAAACATTATTGACAATAACGAAATAGAAACCAGACAGCTTCACCCCAGTTGGAAAAACTTGCAATAAAATGTATTGTACCTCACAATCATTGACTCACACGCGTGCAACATTGTACTATagaactgtactgtatatcattaACACTGGCAAAAATATTTACATATTCCTCTATATAACAAAATAGCAATAGTGTAGAGTTCTGCTGGATATAGCATACAACATTTTCGTAACAATCCCCCAAACCCACAGCTGGTACACAAGTCTAGATAAAAGAACACAGACTCTTAACAAACAGCACACATACAGTGACAATTATGTCATGTGCCATTTCCAATGGTCGTGTCAACTGTCAAACGCATTCAAGGTCAACTGTATTCAAAAGACGTTTTGTGCCATTTCGATGTAGTATACAGATCTCTCCTTCAAGTGAAAAACTGCATTCTAGGTAGGGTGGGTACACAACCAGTTAAAGAAAGAGAACTAAAAGCTACATTTAAATTCTATGTCATTTTATGTATACCTGACATAATTATACCATCATTGGGGTAAACAAGAACCTACTATAAGATTATAATATGTGCATTCATTACTTTATATTTGGAAGAACACAACGGTTTCTATAAGTGTTCATTACGAATATAACAGATATTCATTCGAATTATGTTCAAATCAAGGCCATTGCTTCTTCatggtcattaaaaaaaaaaagagttgttGGAATAAGTGGACGCAAGGAATTTGAGAATGAGAGAATGACCTTTCAGGAAATGAAGTCAATTAAACACGACCCCTTACATGAAACAGGAAGCAATTAAAGGTTTTTAAATGTTCTGGCTTCACACAAGTGAAGTTGTCAGACacgcatacatacagtacaatcaGAATCTATCAAACCCTCCTCTGGTACAAAATGCCCACCAAGCTTAATTGCTTCCTCTCATCTTGTCCCCCTGTGCAATACAAACAAATGGGCAGATGGAaactgtgtggtgtggtgtgtgtgtgaaaccaACCCCCAGAGGGAAATCAAATGCTGTTAGTTGTTTCTATGGCCCTCAGCCCATAGTAACaactgtagagctgtgtgtggagAGGCTAGATGAGACTACCATATTTTAATGGATCTCTAGTATTCTGGCCAAGGATGCCATGAGTTATGGTGGAGCGCTTAACACCTCCATGACCCAATCCccattctcttcccttctcccatACCGTGCAGTTCCCATCACTGATTTAAAAGCACTGGATTGGTGTAAACATTGGCTGGAGGGCGTTTCCACCATTATAAAATCCATTACGTGAAGTGTGCACACTTAGGGAGAGGTGTGGAGAATCGGAACGCAAAAAGTGACcataactggggagaatatgctTTTAACTGAGCCATGCTCAATGCATGACGCACCCACTCTTCAGTCTCCATTCAATCGATTGATCAAATATACATTTATGACGCTTATACAATATAAAATCACACAAATGTAGTGTATTTCACAAACTGATACTGCAAAACAAAGCTAAAAGTAATGAGTCTGACACACTAGGAAGGCATACAGATGTACCTAATGCATAAGCGTGGGAGATTTCAACATTCTCCCAGAGATTCTGTAATCCTTCTCTAATTGACAAGGACAGGGGGGATTATGGGTAATATGAGCTCCTTACATAACTGGGAGTTGATTGGTTGGCGGCCTAAAGGAACCAATGATTAAATGAACGAACACATAGTAAGGAAGAGAAACCCAGTATCAAATAGTAGACGCTCGATGACAACAGTGGCCTTGTGCCATTTCATGCAGATTTTAGCCTGAAAATCAAATCTAAGTTGCATATTAAAGCAATATAAGATTATCATATGTTAAGGATGAAAGTACACATTTGTAAATAAATGTGTTGAGAACCTTGAGGGGACTCCAAAGGAGAGAGGAATcaaactaaaataaaaaatggcCTTTGATACAATTCCAGCACAAAATCGGGGGAGGAAGGACATAAAGCATGAGTTAATAAATGTCATTCAAAATGCATTAGCACTACCAGTGAGCTCTTGAAACCAGGCAACTATTCTCTCTGCTCTATTTCTCCTGTACTGTAAACATTTACCATTTTCTTTTTCTTACAAAAATAAACTTATTTTCATACTAAAATAAATGCTGTTCGTCAGACCTTCGTTTCCCTACGCGAATGTACAAAAAAAACTGCCATTTTGAAATTCATCATAGgaagaaaaaaaagttttatcCTCAGAAGAAATGACTAAGAGGTACAAACTATCTGCAACAGGGTTTAGTCAACTCTTTCATAACGAATTCACAGTCAACCAAAGCCACAGCCAATGCATGGTATTCCTTCGCCAGGGGCTATCTAGTCTCTCTAGATGGACCAATTGCCTCCCACAATGTACCAATGTTCCAGCATACTAGTGCTGTTGCCCTAGGTCTGGGACTTCCCGGACTAGGGGCTATCTAATACACCGAGTTCAGATATAGCAAAATGTAATTTACTTTTATCAACAGACAACTTCGATGTGCTTTTCACTATCCAACCAATGGGTGAACTCAACAACACCCACAATGCCATCTTGCTTTGCCTTCTAGAAACAGAAGCAACATCAATACAAAAACGAAAACTGCAAGAACTTGGCACAGAGCAAATGCAGAGCACTGCAGACACACGTTATGTTAGATAACAGAAGATTTCACCACATGCTATTGGGTGGCTCGACTGGGAGATGACATGACATTAAAACGGAATTCAATTCCCATCTGTTCTTCATGAACAAACAGCCACTACTATAGCCTCCTGTGTTGTGTTACTGGCGGTGATAATAAAGCTTTAGCAGTTTGAAACAGGGCTGTAGCTGACGTCATCACTACAAATCTCCATTACCGCGGGCTGTGATTGTCAACTGGTGGGATAAAACAAACTCGTAGTTGGTCCCCACAACACATGGTGTACAGTACTTCAGAAGTGGAAATAAACGATAGTCCTAAAGACCTCTAAATTAAGGATAAGGATGCAATTTAACAATCGGATATTCAGAAATGCTTGACAATATGTGCATAGTATAAATGCTACAATACCAACAGCGTTGAATGTTATCGAAATGATTTCAAGCAGAGATGGTGAAAAAACATCAGCTTCAAGTTTACCACAAGTAAATGCTGGTCACTCAGAACACGCACTAACTGTTTTTGACACTTAAAGCCCATGCTGCAGGAGGCTTATATTgaccatatacagtatatatagatatTCCTATAACTAGGTGTAAAGATTTCCGTGTTTCGTTCTGGAATACGTTGGCAGTGATGATCTCGTAGAAAGAAATCAAAATGTCACATGTCCAAAGAGTCAATAAAGTGATAGTGACAACTAACAGAGGTGCTAAACTACACCCCCAGTCCAGAGGCTAATGACAAGAGCTGTGATTGGCTGCCTGGTTTCCATGGCGACTGAATGTGACAGTAGTCAGAAAAGGGAGGCAGGACAGGAGGAACCTGTAGATGAGGCAGTGGGGACAGATAGGTGTGTTGCACTGCTATGGGTTCTATTGCTTGGTTTTCTCCTATTTATCTGGAGCCACTACCTCCCATCAGGGGGCCAGGCGCTGCCCCTTCGGTCCCGTTTCTCATCTCCATGGCGACCCCGTGAGCTTCCTTCCTACTTGGCTCCGATTGGCTCAGGACTTGACCTCGTCACGGTCGTGCCCAAGGGAGAGCTCCATGTCGGACAAACCCACCTCCACAGCCAGGATAAGGGAGGTGTCCGAGTCGCTGCTCAGCGGGGGCTGGTGCTcacctgcagggagagagagaccggtCAGCACAGACACAACATGGTGGTCACCTTTAAAGAGAGGGTGATACAGGTAAACCTGAACGGACCCAAAATAGCGGTTAATGTGCAGTAGCATAGACAAGATGAGGCGACTGATGAGGGCATAGCAGGGAACCTGACAAGAGATATAAACTTCTCTGTAAGGGCTGTGGTGTCCACTTGACTAAAGACAGACTGCACTACACCGGGTCTTAGGAGATAGCAGCACTACACCGGGTCTTAGGAGATAGCAGCGCTACACCGGGTCTTAGGAGATAGCAGCGCTACACCGGGTCTTAGGGGATAGCAGCGCTACACCGGGTCTTAGGAGATAGCAGCGCTACACCGGGTCTTAGGAGATAGCAGCGCTACACCGGGTCTTAGGAGATAGCAGCGCTACACCGGGTCTTAGGAGATAGCAGCGCTACACCGGGTCTTAGGAGATAGCAGCGCTACACCGGGTCTTAGGAGATAGCAGCGCTACACCGGGTCTTAGGAGATAGCAGCGCTACACCGGGTCTTAGGAGATAGCAGCGCTACACCGGGTCTTAGGAGATAGCAGCACTACACCGGGTCTTAGGAGATAGCAGCGCTACACCGGGTCTTAGGGGATAGCAGCGCTACACCGGGTCTTAGGAGATAGCAGCGCTACACCGGGTCTTAGGAGATAGCAGCGCTACACCGGGTCTTAGGAGATAGCAGCGCTACACCGGGTCTTAGGGGATAGCAGCGCTACACCGGGTCTTAGGGGATAGCAGCGCTACACCGGGTCTTAGGGGATAGCAGCGCTACACCGGGTCTTAGGAGATAGCAGCGCTACACCGGGTCTTAGGAGATAGCAGCGCTACACCGGGTCTTAGGAGATAGCAGCGCTACACCGGGTCTTAGGAGATAGCAGCGCTACACCGGGTCTTAGGAGATAGCAGCGCTACACGGGGTCTTAGGAGATAGCAGCGCTACACCGGGTCTTAGGAGATAGCAGCGCTACACCGGGTCTTAGGAGATAGCAGAGCTACACCGGGTCTTAGGGGAAAGCAGAGCTACACCGGGTCTTAGGAAATAGCAGCGCTACACCGGGTCTTAGGAGATAGCAGTGCTACACCGGGTCTTAGGAGATAGCAGCGCTACACAGTCATATGAATAGAAAACAACTAGAGCAGTACAGGGGACCATCAATCTACTTCACATATGTTCTCTATGGACTAACACCACTCCTGTCCCACTTTC
It contains:
- the LOC106593798 gene encoding zinc finger protein 330 — encoded protein: MPKKKTGARKKAENRKEREKQTRANKGFVDVAKSPCNSAMECDKCQRRQKNRAFCYFCANVQKLPQCGQCGKTKCMKSSDCVIKHPGIHATGMGMVGAVCDFCEAWVCHGRKCLSTHACTCPLMDADCIECERCVWDHGGRVYRCSFCHNFLCEDDQFEHQASCQVLEAETYKCASCNRLGQHSCLRCKACFCDDHVKSKVFKQDKGKNPPCPKCGHETQETKDLSMSTRTTKFGRQSGADEDSYGYGGYGASGYDSYWKNVSSPGGGEGDQEDDGGDDDDDDEEEDEEEDDDEEDEEEEVADSLAGLKIEGTPVIEAVP